The following DNA comes from Sander lucioperca isolate FBNREF2018 chromosome 2, SLUC_FBN_1.2, whole genome shotgun sequence.
TCTACAGCTTACAATGATATTTTAGTATGCTTTCTACTTTGTGGCAACATTTTGGGGAAGGCCAAGCCCCATTTGGGACTTCAGCACTCCGTAACTCTGGTCACAAAACGCTCCCAATGCAAAACTAAGGGGAAAAGTCAAAACTTTATTATTTAACCTGTTCCACTGCAGTGAGTTGTATCTTAAAAGGTGTTCTTGTGATCCTGTAGATGTCTACTGTCTTCCTGCACAAATCAAATGTTTGCCTGGGGTAAAGCCAATTATAAATTGAAATATTTCCACAGACTGTGCAAGCCACTGCCCAGCCTGCAACTTAAAGTACAGTATGTTCCAACAGAGAAGAAGAGCCGAGTGTAATGTCATCGTTTGTGGAAATATTGAATCATACACGCGTATCATTCTGGCAGAGAAAAGACACCTTTAGGGTCACATAAATACCTTTTGAAGACCCCTTCCTTATTTAACATGAAACACAAAGCCAGATCCATAAAAACAGTTTTTCCCAGTTTGGTGTGGAAGGACATGACAgagccctgacctcaaccccatccaaCACCTTTGGGATGAAATGGACCCAGGCCTTATCACACAACATACGTGGCTTGTACTGCACTTTGATCATTTGAGTATTTTTACCCATACAGAGACATAATGTAACATTCACAGATCCCTTTACATGGCATATCAACAACTATTACATATTAAAAGAATAAACTGAATAGGACATGAAAAATAAAGCATAGCTCATCCTTCCAGGCTAATGACTTTTATTGCCTCCCCACTTTTTTCCCACTTAGGAGCCGAAGCCAAACTCTGGGATCCGAGAGCAGCCTGGATGAGGGTGGCGTGTTTGACTGCCTGAAGCCTGACTCTCCTGCTTCACCCCAGCAAATCTTCTCCGGCCTGGTGGGTGTCCCCTCCGGTTCTGTCTCCTCTGCCCAATTCCAGGCAGCTGGCTTAGTCCTGGGCTCTCCCCCTGAAGTTTTTATCCAGATGACTGCATTGTCCAGAGAAGAAGGGGTACCCCACCGTACGGAGGGTGGACCTTTTCTCCCTCGGCCACCCCcgcaccaccatcaccaccaccaccacttccACCACCAGCCTTTGCAGCACAGGACCTCCTCTCTGCTCCAGCAGGCCACCACGGCAGCTGGCTCGGAGAGGCACAGCTCCAGGGAGGAGGCCCAGGAAGACCCGTCCACCCCAGCCCCAGCCCTGTCTGAGTTGAAGGCAGTTGTCACATGGCTGCAGAGAGGCTTCCCCTTTATCCTCATTCTGCTGGCTAAAGTCTGCTTCCAGCATAAGCTAGGTACACCAGCTTGTGAAGTAATAGTGCTGCTAACAGTGCCTAATATTACACTACTTACAACAAAGAATCATTAGCAGCATATGGTGTAGTTTAGTGATGATGTTGCACCTCTCTCCTGCaggtatttctgtgtgtgtgggcatggCCAGCACATTCGCCTATGCCAATTCCACGTTTAGGCACCAAGTGTCATTACgggtaaaaaaagaaacctaCAGTAAAATAACTGCTGTGTCGATACATGTAATATCCAATGTTAGCTTAAACCAATGCTCATACTGATACACACTTAGTCTTAGATTAAATTCAGGCTAAGCTTTTCACATATGCATAtattaaaggataaggctgttgtcattttatatttttcttactGTGAAGAAATCCAATGAAAAGACCACAACCAACCACGTGTTAGTCCACCTCTCAATACTTTCCAACTTCCCTATCCTGTCTGTGGCTGTCACTCCGAAGGCCATTATTTCTTACTGAATATGGAATTTGTAAAACGAAATTGGTCACAAGTATAGTTTACTTTTTAGTAAAGGCTAAGTAATTTCATAAAACAGCTGGGTACTGTAGTTTTTATGAAATGGTACTGAAACGGGAGTAAATTGTGCATTTCTTGGGGACTGTTTTCAGAtgcggattaatacacatttggtgcactcttgattatttaaaatatgtatgtTGGACAGTGTATGGACACTCAAAATAATCTGTAATGAAAATGCAACTAAAAACTAATGTTGTGTATTAGTACAAATATGAAATGTCCCAGAGCACCCCTAGCAAAGAgatgaggacacacacacacacacacacacacacacacacacacacacacacacaagctcacaGTCAGACAGACTAATAATGCACCAGAcatgttatttatttgtgttaaaCAATTGTGTTAAATTACAATTTTAGATGTAAAGAAATTGATTGTGAAGTTGCTAAAATAgttctgtgtgtctcttttcTGTTACCAGGCGGAACGTTCTGTATTTGTTGCTCTGTGGATCATCATGTTCCTTGCAGGAAATATAGTTTATATCTACTATTCATTTAGTCATGAGGAGCTGCACAACAGGTATTGTACAAGCAGGTATTCTTTTACAGTAGCTATGTGTTTCTTTTGCCTGCCATCTTATGTTTTGGGTTTAATTTATACACTTAGgtttttccattcattttgtgCTGTGTGAGCCAttttattttgacttttatttCCTTTAGGGAGCGTTCATGTTCTTGTCTGGTCTTGTCCTGTGagtattttgtgtttattttattttgtttccagATCGTTTCTCAGATTATTTGAAGCATTTGCCTTTTTTGTTGCTTGTCATTCTACCATCCAGAGTGATCCCCAGACCTCCCTACAACATCTCATCTAGATGTTGTTTGCCTTTTCTTCTAGCCTCGTATTTGCCAAGCCCAACCTCAACAGCTTTGACTTCTTTGATCTGATCTGGGCAGTGGGCATCACTGACTTTGTCCTCAAGTACTTCACCATCAGCCTGAAATGCTTTGTCCTCTTTTTGCCCAATATTGTCCTGGCCTTCAAATCCAGGGTAAGAAATCCATTTTTCTTATCATTAGTTAATTTTGCCATTTTTTTCATGGGACACAATTAGGCATGGGCCAGTatgagattctgacggtatgataaccttcagcaaaaatatgaCGGTTTCACGGTATTATGGTATGGCAACGACagctataaatgtattatttcttaaatgtctgggtaaaaaacaactactttttttccattgaacacaatgtattttatttttaaacacattgcaccctggcagggagagggatttctaaactgcactttctgtcctcaGACTCATAACaaaacagctcataccttagGAACGGTATGTCAGAAAATGTTAGTGTTTTTTAAACCGTGAGTTTTTCAAACCtcggtataccttgaaaccggtaactGGCCCATGCCTAGACACAATTAAAGTTTGCACTATGCCTCTACATTATAACAACCCTATAACCATACATTCAACAATCTCAACATGCAGTTATAATAGCATTGTAATAGACCTTTTTTCCTTGATTATGTGTGATGCAGAAATGATTTATCAATTAGTCTATTATtttgtaattgattaatcattttacatcatcaagaaaaaatggaaaaccaatttggggattttcaGCTTTCCTTTGGTTTATATTACTTTAAGCAGAatttctttgagttttggactatTGTAGGTTGTAACAGTCAGACAAGACATCCCCTTGTGCTCTGTGAAAGCATGATTAGTATTACAATATTTTCTGCAATTTTATAGACATTTCAAAGGTTTAAACTATTTAAATTATAATTCTCTTAATTCATAAtgaaaattattgttaattgcagccctaattgtgtGCATTTGACATTTGCCAAAACTTCAATACATGCTTGCAGCTTTTCCCCCAACCGCAGGGGGGGGGATTTGTCCTTTTAAACACATTGCTGAGCTTATAGATCAGGAAAGTCTTGTATGAAACTTAGAAAGGTATATAATCTGAGTTTAAGGTTCTGATAAACTGCCATAATCATGCTTATCCATAACATGGTATAGACAACGATTAAGTTACAGGAAGTTCACTGACAAAGTTGTGAAACTTTGGtagataatttaaaaaaaagaaaatctgctcAACTATGATGAAATAGTCCACCGAGTGAAGAAAGTGCTAAAGGGTCACAGTGTGAAACTGTTTTGTATTCATAAGGTTTTAAATGGTACTCCTTAGGTGAGCTTATGCaatgtgggtgtctgtgtgcgtggTTAGTCTGGCCTGAGGCAACAGAATATgacttcaaacacacacacacacacacacacacacacagagagagatatacTTCGATTTCCATACAGGTGCAGCATATTcctggtgtgtgtttttgtgctggatgggggaaggaggaggggggttACAAAGTATTAGGATTACGTTTTCCACTGATAAACAGACCTACAGGCCTATCGGAAACCACAGCAGCCAGCATCTGAGCTCATTTGCCCTCGAGGGGGTTGCACGGGTGAGGTCATCCCTCCCTGGAGCTGGACCattacctgcacacacacacgcacacacacacacacacacacacacacacacacacacatacacacaaaaacacacacaaaaatatactatacacacatttatttgataacttTGATGTGACACGTTAAGTTTTACGGAATCCCAAATTGCATTATCATCATCTTCTACTGTAGAGGCCAAACAGTCCCATCTATTATGAACTCCATGAAGTCACATAATAAGCCTGTCTTCTTCATTACTGCATCCAACTGCAGATACACTAATGATCCTACATAATCACCACAGTCAGCGCAAGTCTGCACAAGTGATAGCAGGCACGCATACAAAAGTTCCATGACGGCTTTGTTTTAAAAGCTTAGAGGGCTCGTATGTATGTTTCCCCAGTGTGTAAGTATTTTCATTGTTGTGCAAGAGTGCCTCTGAGTCTTTTGACACATGCAGTAGTTCCTAAATTTGGTGGTCGTAACAATCAAACTGTGGTTTACTTTTTGCTCTGTTGGCGCGGCTCCACATGTCTATTCTGTTGGCCTCTGGCAAGATTTAATGTTGAAGACTTTCTGCAGCTGTTCAACAGTAGCATGAGTAGGACTACAagtaattattatttaaataactgattaattctttgacattttttgatcaatttaattaattatttctaAATTGTCTTAAAAGATCATTATAAGCTCTGAGAGTCCAaggtgacttcattttatttgaCCAACATTCCAAATCCCAAATATATCAATTCATCAATTATTCATTTATATTCttttgatataaaacagaaaagatgGAACCAGTGAATGTGTGGCAATTTTGCTTGATAACCTACTGAATTCATTGATAGTATCATTAAagtcaaatgtaaaataattacaTAAAACACAATCAAATTTAAATCGATTGTTTAGAATAAATATAAGAAGAAGTTGGTGCAGGGTGGATTAAAGGGCAAAGACAGGTTGGGTGCCATCTGAAACTAAAACTTCAAgctaccctgtggagttttttgACAACTAGCAGCGCCATGGTGCAGTGCTTTTACGAGTGGGTCCCCGTTTTGTTTGTAGCATGAACAAGCAGGCGGACGACGCGATTTACATCCTGCTGTTGGTTCCACTGATCAATAGTTGGTAGCAGTAAAGCAGCAACAAACAGTGTATTAACAAAGGCAGCGAAGAAAAAGTATGCTATCAAGcaaacatttacagtatacaCAATGCACGATTTAAGCTATTGTTTTATGGAAGGAAATGCACTCAACACGCATATTAGGTCTCAAGGACATACAGTGTGTTTGATGAGAAACAGTTAAtgtaacttttgtttgtttacaacaaaaaaatcacaacataCCTTTAGAAGAAAGTCCAAAAAAAGATATGGAGTTGATAGTACAGGCCCCACAGTTTGGTTGATAGATTTGTAGCCACAACAATTTAAGACCAAATTTGAAACCCCACCCACTTACCCTCAAAGTAAATAGATACACatttgataataataacagtgttACAGATTAGAATGTAAagttatgtatttatgtgtctgTTTCTTTGTGCAGTTATGGACTGGATAACGAGATCAGATGAAGCAATGAAACTAAATAAGCAGGAAACTACTCAAACAAGGCCTGCAGTGGAGCTTACTCAAACTCCTTGGCTTGGGTCCAAACTTTAGATTTGACAGTTTTTGCGTGGGCGTGATGGGCACTGTGGGATACCAGGCTGAGGGGACAATAAGGAAGATGAATTAGCCACTAGCAGAGGCCTTCCTCCCCTACCAACCTGGCTGCTGCGTGGCTCTTTACCCACAGTCATCAATCTTTGTCAGCGAACATCCAGGAAGTCATTATGCAAGCTGGGATGCCACGGGGGCCTTCGGGGAATCAAGTTTGCCTTCATTTTGGTCACCACGGTTTTTAACCGTCCCCAATTCACTTAATGCACTTTGTAGCAGTCAGaagttcttttcttttctgggaTTATTTAGGGAAGGGCGCCTTTTAAAGGCAGCTAGCAAGCCCCCGTAGGGCTGAGTTTAATGTGGGCACTGGGTAGCAGGTGGAAAGAGTGGCTGCCAGTTTCCCTTGCAGTGTGGGGAAATTGCCTGTACTGCTGTGAAACTGCGGCTCTCTGGACAGCAGCCATGTTTGGGCTGGAGGCATGCTGTTTTAAGCTTTTAATACTGCACTGCTCTTGACTAGATAGAAGAGTGCCCCGAAGCTGTTGAGCTCTTTCTGCTTTTTGCGACAGTTAGTGAGCGGATCAAAGAAAGAATACATATTGTCTTAATTTAGTATTTTTTAATTTCGTTAAAACTTAGTTAAGACTGCTAAGGTcccattgttttgttgttttgtcttcaaaaacaCCGATAGCCTAAAAAGCTAAATATTAAGTTGGCACATggacagtagggctgggcaatatatcgatattatattgatatcgatatatgaggctagatatcgtcttagattttggaaatcgtaatatcctgatatgacacaagtgttgtcttttcctggttttaaaggctgcattacagtagagtgatgtaattttctgaacacacaagactgttctagctgttctattatttgcctttacccacatagttattatatcaacataactgatgattatatataaaaaatctcattgtgtgcatgttttgtgaaagcacaAATTGTCAACtctacaatatcgccacaatatcgatatcaaggtatttggtcaaaaatattgggatatttgattttttccatatcgcccagctctaattgACAGTCAGTGCCAGCTGCATGTGGACACTAAGTCTGATTGAATCATCTAGAGGGGCCTCCGCTGCTATTACAGTTTCTAATTGTGTTTCTTTGTCCAGGGTAAGTTCTACCTTCTGATCGAAGAGCTGAGCCAGCTGTT
Coding sequences within:
- the rnft2 gene encoding RING finger and transmembrane domain-containing protein 2, which produces MQRRHSSNTDGMPSERSRSQTLGSESSLDEGGVFDCLKPDSPASPQQIFSGLVGVPSGSVSSAQFQAAGLVLGSPPEVFIQMTALSREEGVPHRTEGGPFLPRPPPHHHHHHHHFHHQPLQHRTSSLLQQATTAAGSERHSSREEAQEDPSTPAPALSELKAVVTWLQRGFPFILILLAKVCFQHKLGISVCVGMASTFAYANSTFRHQVSLRAERSVFVALWIIMFLAGNIVYIYYSFSHEELHNSLVFAKPNLNSFDFFDLIWAVGITDFVLKYFTISLKCFVLFLPNIVLAFKSRGKFYLLIEELSQLFRALVPIQLWYKYIMGEDPSNSYFLGATLIIIYSLCKSFDICGRVSAIRKALIMLCSSQNYGMRAGNQQCSEAGDVCAICQADFRDPIALLCQHVFCEECLCLWFDRERTCPLCRSTVIETLRCWKDGTTSAHFQIY